A part of Denitratisoma oestradiolicum genomic DNA contains:
- a CDS encoding RHS repeat-associated core domain-containing protein produces MLATCGAFRWLAAFLSILVCLIPSLAPAKEGDSSKTAVRTLLFGPQTYVAGAPAQREESFDIPEGVIAPFVLWIESGEDGEGRNGPSKQASQLKASIELNGVTVVPLARFPNDAAEFEVSLKPKGNRLRILMPVTGKGKRPWQFTLSVLGRASPSVPVSLAPDPLALGTGAEGRLIATLTPSPRQSGRLTVATDDTTIVKVPASVEFERHQSQVRIPVKARGPGHAQVQASLDGASVSAAVQVIPRGVRVTALEPARLTLAAGATGSLAVRLNAARNNDVAVDLTSQPPGRVSLPARVTVPAGETRARFALTARQAGSARIVARLNKSEASSLVTVSGSLPSVVGLAPTTATLNLGTATDLELTLSAAPATPLDVQITASPEGLVAVPATVTVPAGTPRATFPVAAVGFGQATVTARANGGSAASLLQVVPVDLKLVGLSPTPLRLTVGAIATLGVDINAIQPGNTDIALTVAPEGIVAVPPSVTLPQGQTHADFTVTGLIPGDAILTATANANGIPTTQATAALHVSPQPAHLVSLLPNPLPLQQGAAGSLSLAIDTAQETDTDIPLTNDAPAIVQAPEIVTLPAGQTSTGIPLLALAPGSAQLSVTLNGSRLVTRVDVSPPPPVVIGFTPPQLTLPKGRPGGLHVLLDRAPNAPVTVALLSSAPAIAAVPASVTVPAGALEAEFPVSALAEGSATITANLNGASVSTTVTIAPPEPSALVIAPQNPTVFATDSIALSATTTLTDGSERDDTARVAWTVADPAIASIASDGTLSALAAGATPFQARLDYTDSQGAPGHLAQSTSLTVKAASALGLSTATGTLTVGESADVIVTSADPADSRGLAVTLTTDVPGLDLPATVRIEPGQGSAVFRVTAVAPGTPTLSASAPGRTPARLSFTLRPPYGITGMTPTAGPVGTPVTLTGINFDPDPAKNDVRFNGERAVVGSARLTELKVIVPVRAGSGPVTLTTTRGLATAPSPFEVQALQGFDIRLAPAAVQIPLGGNGATRVTLASVGLAAYRQGVSLAVTGLPPGLTAQAVPVQLAAGSDVMLNFSAATGVAPGNYSLTITGTGPLDLGTATRSAPLSVTVLDASATTVSGRVLHAEDDRPFVGARLRLGGQETYTDETGAYRFLNPAVLGDQVILIDGHTANTEALRYPSAIAMPVMIQAGRDNLALTSYLQAVDAAKAVTIVPGQATSVMMADLPNYSLNIPQGAILYGWDGTPVTQINVRTVPVDRLPIKPLPEGVEARTVYLYYFFREGGANPTQPIPVTLINDTDAEPGEKVELWYYDESTRPDPNSNQWRVMGLGTVSDDGKRIVSDPGVGIPKFCCGAGFARNNRPTRDQGGKGGDGKGPTSCNPVDLASGNNLAFQNRPFGIAGRMPLNLDLQYRSTNRFLSNFGRGVTFAYDWGIRAQADVIVLISPDGIRYVLSKEADGLYRQREGRAGAQGWEAWRTGTGTTVRFPDGREMDFGLMSNLAAIRDPNGNRTTFTLSPTTGLIETLTDPGGRTYRFEGVPFGTDGIAVASITDDLGRRLGLEINRTNGNLTRLTDPAGYVTTYEYDSNSRISRRIDPRGYSRQFFYGDYGRTLKEILEDGSEVNYAYGALGSQVVETRMTDANGQTTAYRWNGQGYPTRTTDPLGRSTTETRDFTKNLLLARTDPLGRSTRYTYDAKGNRTSVKDSQGNLTLYDYDPVFNKPTRITDPLGNVTQHAYDGQGNLIATTTPENETTRFTYTPQGQVETVTDPLGRVTRMTYDPQGNLIRTTNPQGNSTDLAYDAANRLAQITSPSGLTARRAYDVLDRLSETTDPQGNVTRITYDPQDRLLSLTDPLGHAVETNTWDARGRLAQRTDAQGQSSTWTYDGNGNPLTATDRQGRITRYAHDAANRLSEVSDPEGRTTRYDYDLADNLARISDNRSGDLLFSYDEQDRLTRIASDQGTVEYRYDVLGRRTQRLINGGDPTDYRYDRAGRITQITYRGKTVSYQYDPAGRLIKKTLPNGITQQYTWDNGDRLTQLKIAKADGTPLETLDYQYDADGKRIQKNSGGSSQPETPMAASYDQANRLTQLTLNPNTPNAKTYTLSYDPQGNLTRKQNSNDPQDSTTYTWDARGRLTQLQSPTHQASFQYDPLGRRISKTVNGSTVQYLYDGQQAIAEIRNNAVEATYHTGIALDEVLARYAASGNRTLLTDALGSVIAQTDENQSPSNWYAYSPYGETQTIGPDNGNPLQYTGRENDGTGLYYYRARYFDPVGKQWLSDDPIGLAGGLNQRAYVSGDPVSNTDPTGLVKVHGNWCGPDWTGGFEKPWDELSVAERASVMAPRDDLDTACMVHDMCYASCRNKGECGGGDYLKRETCMKACDDALAIEAGKYGGLDGFAVSQAMRRPGPRTNMTYEDISNMAPIQPGRKLWNARK; encoded by the coding sequence TTGCTTGCCACCTGTGGCGCCTTCCGGTGGCTTGCTGCCTTTCTGTCGATCCTGGTCTGCCTGATTCCCTCCCTGGCCCCCGCCAAGGAAGGCGATTCTTCAAAGACGGCTGTCCGCACTCTCCTCTTCGGCCCCCAGACCTACGTCGCAGGTGCCCCGGCGCAACGGGAGGAGAGCTTCGACATTCCCGAAGGCGTGATCGCCCCCTTTGTGCTGTGGATCGAAAGCGGCGAGGACGGGGAGGGGAGGAACGGCCCATCGAAACAAGCCTCGCAACTCAAGGCCAGCATCGAGCTGAACGGCGTCACCGTGGTGCCTCTTGCGCGCTTTCCCAACGACGCGGCCGAGTTTGAAGTCAGCCTCAAACCGAAGGGCAACCGGCTGCGCATCCTCATGCCCGTCACTGGCAAGGGCAAACGGCCCTGGCAATTCACCCTGAGCGTCCTGGGCCGGGCCAGTCCCAGCGTCCCCGTCAGCCTTGCGCCCGACCCCCTGGCCCTGGGCACCGGCGCCGAGGGCCGGCTCATCGCCACCCTGACACCGTCGCCCCGGCAGTCCGGGCGTTTGACCGTCGCGACCGACGACACCACCATCGTCAAAGTGCCCGCCAGCGTCGAATTCGAGCGCCACCAAAGCCAGGTGCGAATTCCCGTCAAGGCCCGGGGGCCGGGCCATGCCCAGGTCCAGGCCAGCCTCGACGGCGCCAGCGTCAGCGCCGCCGTTCAGGTCATTCCCCGGGGCGTCCGCGTCACCGCGCTGGAACCGGCCCGCCTGACCTTGGCCGCAGGCGCCACCGGCAGCCTCGCCGTGCGCCTCAACGCCGCCCGGAACAACGACGTTGCCGTGGACCTCACGAGCCAACCTCCGGGCCGCGTCTCGCTGCCCGCCCGCGTCACCGTCCCCGCCGGCGAAACCCGCGCCCGCTTTGCCCTCACCGCCCGCCAGGCCGGCAGCGCCCGGATCGTCGCCCGGCTCAACAAGAGCGAAGCAAGCAGCCTCGTCACCGTCAGCGGCAGCCTGCCCAGCGTCGTCGGCCTCGCGCCCACCACCGCCACCCTCAACCTGGGCACCGCCACCGACCTGGAACTCACCCTCTCCGCCGCTCCCGCTACCCCCCTGGACGTCCAGATTACCGCCAGTCCAGAAGGTCTCGTCGCCGTGCCCGCCACGGTCACCGTGCCTGCCGGTACCCCTCGCGCCACCTTCCCCGTCGCCGCCGTGGGCTTCGGCCAGGCCACCGTCACCGCCCGGGCCAACGGCGGCAGCGCCGCCAGCCTCCTGCAAGTGGTCCCCGTGGACCTCAAACTCGTCGGTCTGAGTCCCACCCCCCTGCGCCTGACCGTGGGCGCCATCGCCACCCTGGGCGTAGACATCAATGCCATCCAGCCCGGCAACACCGACATCGCCCTTACCGTCGCCCCGGAAGGCATCGTCGCCGTGCCGCCCAGCGTCACCCTTCCCCAGGGCCAGACCCATGCCGACTTCACCGTCACCGGCCTGATCCCGGGAGACGCGATTCTCACCGCCACCGCCAACGCCAACGGCATCCCGACCACCCAGGCCACCGCCGCCCTCCATGTCTCTCCCCAGCCCGCCCACCTGGTCTCCCTGCTGCCCAACCCCCTGCCCCTGCAACAGGGCGCCGCCGGCAGCCTGAGCCTGGCCATCGACACCGCCCAGGAAACCGACACCGACATCCCCCTCACCAACGACGCCCCCGCCATCGTCCAGGCCCCGGAGATCGTGACCCTCCCCGCCGGCCAGACGAGCACCGGCATTCCCCTCCTGGCCCTGGCCCCCGGCAGCGCCCAACTGAGCGTCACCCTCAACGGCAGCCGCCTCGTCACCCGAGTGGACGTGAGCCCGCCACCCCCCGTCGTCATCGGCTTCACCCCACCCCAGCTCACCCTGCCCAAGGGCCGCCCCGGTGGTCTGCATGTGCTGCTCGACCGCGCCCCCAACGCCCCCGTGACCGTCGCCCTTCTGAGCAGCGCCCCTGCCATCGCCGCCGTGCCCGCCAGCGTCACCGTCCCGGCCGGCGCCCTGGAGGCCGAATTCCCCGTCAGTGCCCTGGCCGAAGGCAGCGCCACCATCACCGCCAACCTGAATGGCGCCAGCGTCAGTACCACCGTCACCATCGCCCCGCCCGAACCCTCCGCCCTCGTCATCGCCCCCCAGAATCCCACCGTCTTCGCCACCGACAGCATCGCGCTGAGCGCCACCACCACCCTGACCGACGGCAGCGAACGGGACGACACCGCCCGCGTCGCCTGGACCGTGGCCGACCCCGCCATTGCCAGCATTGCCAGCGACGGCACCCTCTCCGCCCTGGCGGCCGGCGCCACCCCCTTCCAGGCCCGGCTCGACTACACCGACAGCCAGGGCGCGCCGGGTCACCTGGCGCAAAGCACCTCCCTGACCGTCAAAGCCGCTTCCGCCCTGGGCCTGTCCACCGCCACCGGCACCCTCACCGTCGGCGAAAGCGCCGACGTCATCGTCACCAGCGCCGACCCCGCCGACAGCCGGGGCCTGGCCGTCACCCTGACCACCGATGTCCCCGGCCTGGACCTGCCCGCCACGGTGCGCATCGAGCCGGGGCAGGGGAGCGCCGTCTTCCGCGTCACCGCCGTGGCGCCGGGCACCCCGACCCTCAGCGCCAGCGCCCCCGGCCGCACCCCCGCCCGCCTGAGCTTCACCCTGCGTCCCCCCTACGGCATCACCGGCATGACGCCGACGGCCGGCCCCGTCGGCACCCCGGTCACACTGACCGGCATCAACTTCGATCCCGACCCTGCCAAAAACGACGTGCGTTTCAACGGCGAACGGGCCGTGGTGGGCAGCGCCCGCCTGACCGAACTCAAGGTCATCGTCCCCGTCCGTGCCGGCAGCGGCCCCGTGACGCTCACCACCACACGGGGTCTCGCCACCGCCCCCAGCCCCTTCGAGGTCCAGGCCCTCCAGGGCTTCGACATCCGCCTGGCCCCCGCCGCCGTGCAGATTCCCCTGGGCGGCAATGGCGCCACCCGCGTAACACTCGCCAGCGTGGGCCTCGCCGCCTATCGCCAGGGCGTGAGCCTCGCCGTGACCGGCCTGCCGCCGGGCCTCACCGCCCAGGCCGTGCCGGTCCAACTGGCCGCCGGCAGCGACGTCATGCTCAACTTCAGCGCCGCCACGGGTGTCGCTCCCGGTAATTACAGTCTCACCATCACCGGCACCGGCCCCCTGGACCTGGGCACTGCCACCCGCAGCGCCCCCCTGAGCGTGACCGTGCTGGACGCCTCGGCCACCACCGTGAGCGGGCGGGTGCTCCACGCCGAAGACGACCGCCCCTTCGTGGGCGCCCGTCTCCGCCTGGGGGGCCAGGAAACCTACACTGACGAAACCGGCGCCTACCGTTTCCTGAATCCTGCGGTCCTGGGGGACCAGGTCATCCTCATCGACGGCCACACCGCCAACACCGAGGCCCTGCGCTACCCCTCCGCCATCGCCATGCCCGTCATGATCCAGGCCGGACGAGACAACCTGGCCTTGACCAGCTACCTCCAGGCCGTGGATGCCGCCAAGGCCGTGACCATTGTTCCTGGCCAGGCCACCAGCGTCATGATGGCCGATCTCCCCAATTACAGCCTCAACATTCCCCAGGGCGCCATTCTTTACGGCTGGGACGGCACCCCCGTCACCCAGATCAACGTGCGCACCGTGCCGGTGGACCGGCTGCCCATCAAGCCCCTACCCGAAGGCGTGGAAGCCCGCACTGTCTATCTGTACTACTTCTTCCGAGAAGGGGGTGCCAACCCCACCCAGCCCATTCCCGTCACCCTGATCAACGACACCGACGCCGAGCCCGGCGAGAAAGTGGAGCTTTGGTACTACGACGAATCCACCCGCCCCGACCCCAACAGCAACCAATGGCGTGTCATGGGCCTGGGCACCGTCTCCGACGACGGCAAGCGCATCGTCTCCGACCCGGGTGTTGGCATTCCCAAATTCTGTTGCGGCGCCGGCTTTGCGCGGAACAACCGACCCACGCGTGACCAGGGCGGCAAGGGCGGCGACGGGAAAGGCCCGACGTCGTGCAATCCGGTGGACCTGGCCAGCGGCAACAACCTGGCCTTCCAGAATCGGCCCTTCGGCATCGCGGGGCGGATGCCCCTGAACCTGGACCTGCAATACCGCTCCACCAACCGATTCCTCAGCAACTTCGGTCGCGGGGTCACCTTCGCCTACGACTGGGGCATCCGCGCCCAGGCCGACGTCATCGTGCTGATCTCCCCTGACGGCATCCGCTACGTCCTCTCGAAGGAAGCCGATGGTCTCTACCGCCAGCGGGAAGGCAGGGCCGGCGCCCAGGGCTGGGAAGCCTGGCGCACTGGCACCGGCACGACGGTGAGATTCCCCGACGGCCGGGAAATGGACTTCGGCCTGATGAGTAACCTGGCGGCAATCCGGGACCCCAACGGCAACCGGACCACCTTCACCCTGAGCCCCACCACCGGACTGATCGAAACCCTCACCGACCCCGGCGGTCGGACCTACCGCTTCGAAGGCGTTCCCTTCGGCACCGACGGTATCGCCGTGGCCAGCATCACCGACGACCTGGGTCGCCGTCTGGGCCTGGAGATCAACCGCACCAACGGCAACCTGACCCGGCTGACCGACCCGGCCGGTTACGTCACCACCTACGAATACGACAGCAACAGCCGCATCAGCCGGCGCATCGATCCACGGGGCTACAGCCGGCAGTTCTTCTATGGCGACTATGGCCGCACCCTCAAGGAAATCCTGGAAGACGGCAGCGAGGTCAACTACGCCTACGGCGCCCTGGGCAGCCAGGTCGTCGAGACCCGCATGACCGACGCCAATGGACAGACCACCGCCTACCGCTGGAACGGCCAGGGCTATCCCACCCGCACCACCGACCCCCTGGGCCGCAGCACCACCGAAACCCGGGACTTCACCAAAAACCTGCTCCTGGCCAGAACCGACCCCCTGGGCCGCAGCACTCGGTACACCTACGACGCCAAGGGCAACCGAACCAGCGTCAAGGACTCGCAAGGCAACCTCACCCTCTACGACTACGATCCGGTCTTCAACAAACCCACCCGCATCACCGACCCCCTGGGCAACGTCACCCAACACGCCTACGACGGCCAGGGCAACCTCATCGCCACCACCACCCCAGAAAACGAGACCACCCGGTTCACCTACACCCCCCAGGGCCAGGTGGAAACCGTCACCGACCCCCTGGGCCGCGTCACCCGGATGACCTACGACCCCCAGGGCAACCTGATCCGGACCACCAACCCCCAGGGCAACAGCACCGACCTGGCCTACGACGCCGCCAACCGCCTGGCCCAAATCACCAGCCCCAGCGGCCTCACCGCCCGGCGGGCCTACGACGTGCTGGACCGCCTCAGCGAAACCACCGACCCACAGGGCAACGTCACCCGAATAACCTACGACCCCCAGGACCGGCTCCTCTCCCTGACCGACCCCCTCGGCCACGCGGTGGAGACCAATACCTGGGACGCCCGGGGAAGATTGGCCCAACGCACCGACGCCCAGGGCCAGAGCAGCACCTGGACCTACGACGGCAACGGCAACCCGCTCACCGCCACCGACCGCCAGGGCCGTATCACCCGCTATGCCCACGACGCCGCCAACCGCCTGAGCGAAGTCAGCGACCCGGAAGGGCGGACCACCCGCTACGACTACGACCTCGCGGACAACTTGGCCCGCATCTCCGACAACCGCAGCGGCGACCTGCTCTTCAGCTACGACGAGCAAGACCGCCTGACCCGCATCGCCAGCGACCAGGGCACTGTCGAATACCGCTACGACGTGCTGGGACGGCGCACCCAGCGCCTCATCAACGGCGGCGACCCCACTGACTATCGGTACGACCGGGCCGGGCGCATCACCCAAATCACCTACCGGGGCAAGACCGTCAGCTACCAATACGACCCAGCGGGCCGCCTCATCAAGAAGACCCTGCCCAACGGAATCACCCAGCAATACACCTGGGACAACGGCGACCGCCTGACTCAGCTCAAGATCGCCAAAGCCGACGGCACCCCGCTCGAAACCCTGGACTACCAGTACGACGCCGACGGCAAGCGCATCCAGAAGAACAGCGGCGGGTCGAGCCAGCCCGAAACCCCCATGGCGGCCAGCTACGATCAAGCCAACCGTTTGACCCAACTCACCCTGAACCCCAACACCCCAAATGCGAAGACCTACACCCTGAGCTACGACCCCCAGGGCAATCTCACCCGGAAGCAGAACAGCAACGATCCCCAGGACAGCACCACCTACACCTGGGATGCGAGGGGACGGCTGACCCAACTGCAAAGCCCCACCCACCAGGCCAGCTTCCAGTACGACCCCCTGGGCCGGCGGATATCTAAGACCGTGAATGGCAGTACCGTGCAGTATCTCTACGACGGGCAGCAGGCCATCGCCGAGATCAGGAACAACGCCGTGGAGGCCACCTACCACACCGGCATTGCATTGGATGAAGTGCTGGCGAGGTACGCCGCCTCAGGCAACCGCACCCTGCTCACCGACGCCCTGGGCAGCGTGATCGCCCAGACGGATGAGAACCAGAGCCCGAGCAATTGGTACGCTTACAGCCCGTATGGCGAAACCCAGACCATCGGCCCGGATAATGGAAACCCGCTGCAATACACCGGGCGGGAGAATGATGGGACGGGGCTTTACTATTACCGGGCCAGGTACTTTGATCCCGTTGGGAAACAGTGGCTGAGTGACGATCCGATTGGCCTTGCCGGCGGCCTCAATCAGAGGGCGTATGTCAGTGGGGATCCGGTGAGTAATACGGATCCGACGGGGCTAGTCAAAGTTCATGGAAACTGGTGCGGTCCAGATTGGACTGGTGGATTTGAAAAGCCATGGGATGAGCTATCTGTAGCAGAACGTGCCAGTGTTATGGCACCGAGAGATGATCTCGATACCGCGTGCATGGTTCACGATATGTGTTATGCATCTTGCCGAAATAAAGGTGAATGTGGGGGTGGGGATTACCTAAAACGTGAAACATGTATGAAAGCTTGCGATGATGCCCTTGCAATCGAAGCCGGTAAATATGGTGGATTAGATGGTTTTGCTGTTAGTCAGGCAATGAGGCGGCCAGGGCCTAGAACGAATATGACATATGAGGACATTAGTAATATGGCACCCATACAACCGGGAAGAAAGCTATGGAACGCGAGGAAATAG
- a CDS encoding RHS repeat-associated core domain-containing protein yields MTVLDASATTVSGRVLHAEDDRPFVGARLRLGGQETYTDETGYYRFLNPPVLGDQVILIDGHTANTVALRYPSAIAMPVMIQAGRDNLALTSYLQAVDAAKAVTIVPGQGTSVMMADLPNYSLNIPQGAILYGWDGTPITQINVRTVAVDRLPIKPVPEGVNVKTVYLYYFFREGGANPTQPIPVTMANDMGALPGEKADLWYYDESTTPDPNSNQWRIMGQGTVSDDGLSIVSDPGVGIPKFCCGAGFASPAPPPEPPGSCPDPGPKTENPVIYGTGVATVMEDHSLGLNGLVPTRLGCSYNSRTDRIGPFGRGTVLSTEWELAPSGGALVLMSPAGHRWVLSKGSDGIYRTAPGRTGAEGVEATATTDTALVRFPEGTQYEFAKYARRGNWGLKRQTDPHGNQTLMARSGGSTPGLLQSVTDPNGRVFQITYSGSQISRITDPLGRTLDFAYDGNARLSQVTDPTGNTTRYEWDAANRIAAKTNARGLRTSYTYDGNGRALTETFADGSGYRFDYQVTGGRVMQTTVTDPRSNRELWRFNGLGDWTRREDPLGRISTRSLDASRNLVLAQTDPLGRTTRYTYDAKGNRTSVKDPQGNVTLYDYDPFFNKPTQITDPLGNVTQHAYDGQGNLIATTTPENETTRFTYTPQGQVETVTDPLGRVTRLNYDPQGNLIRTTDPLGNTTDLAYDAANRLAQITSPSGLTARRAYDVLDRLTETTDPSGNVTRITYDPQDRLLSLTDPLGHAVETNTWDARGRLAQRTDAQGQRSAWTYDGNGNPLTATDRQGRITRYAHDAANRLTEVTDPDGRSTRYDYDLADNLARLSDNRSGDLLFSYDEQDRLTRIASDQGTVEYHYDVLGRRTQRLINGGDPTDTQYDRAGRITQITYRGKTVSYQYDPAGRLIKKTLPNGITQQYAWDNGDRLTQLRIAKADGSPIETLDYQYDPDGKRIQKNSGATSVSETPMAATYDAANRLTQLTINPGPNAKTYTLSYDPQGNLTQKQNSNDPQDSTTYTWDARGRLTQLQSPTHQASFQYDPLGRRISKTVNGSTVQYLYDGAQAIAEIRNNAVDATYHTGIALDEVLARYAASGNKTLVMDALGSVIAQTDESQSPSNWYAYSPYGETQSIGPDNGNPLQYTGRENDGTGVYYYRARYYDPVGTQWLSDDPIGLAGGLNQRAYVSGDPISLSDALGLDPANGRGFSTHYGNWCGRNWSGGKSGPIISSTPDGPVDSLDACCMAHDYCFAEVEDESCPLSKRKKKEALEQCNATLARCSRALSNNGRGWPSPPSNTNDAYFYKQKLQSVFK; encoded by the coding sequence GTGACCGTGCTGGACGCCTCGGCCACGACAGTGAGCGGGCGGGTGCTCCACGCCGAAGACGACCGCCCCTTCGTGGGCGCCCGCCTCCGCCTGGGGGGCCAGGAAACCTACACCGACGAAACCGGCTATTACCGTTTCCTGAATCCCCCGGTCCTGGGGGACCAGGTCATCCTCATCGATGGTCACACCGCCAACACCGTGGCCCTGCGCTACCCCTCCGCCATCGCCATGCCCGTCATGATCCAGGCCGGACGGGACAACCTGGCCTTGACCAGCTACCTCCAGGCCGTGGATGCCGCCAAGGCCGTGACTATCGTGCCCGGCCAGGGCACCAGCGTCATGATGGCCGATCTCCCCAATTACAGCCTCAACATTCCCCAGGGCGCCATTCTTTACGGCTGGGACGGCACCCCCATTACCCAGATCAACGTGCGCACCGTGGCGGTGGACCGGCTACCCATCAAACCCGTGCCCGAAGGCGTCAACGTCAAGACTGTCTACCTCTACTACTTCTTCCGGGAAGGGGGCGCCAACCCCACCCAGCCCATCCCCGTCACCATGGCCAACGACATGGGGGCACTGCCGGGCGAGAAGGCCGACCTCTGGTATTACGACGAATCGACGACCCCGGACCCCAACAGCAACCAGTGGCGCATCATGGGGCAGGGCACCGTCTCCGACGATGGTCTCTCCATCGTCTCCGACCCGGGCGTGGGGATTCCCAAGTTCTGCTGCGGCGCCGGCTTCGCCAGCCCGGCGCCGCCGCCGGAACCGCCGGGGAGCTGCCCGGACCCCGGCCCCAAGACCGAGAACCCCGTGATCTATGGCACCGGTGTCGCCACCGTCATGGAAGACCACAGCCTGGGGTTGAACGGCCTGGTGCCCACCCGGCTGGGGTGCAGCTACAACTCCCGCACCGACCGGATCGGTCCCTTCGGGCGGGGCACCGTGCTCAGCACCGAATGGGAACTGGCTCCCAGCGGCGGCGCCCTGGTGCTGATGAGTCCGGCGGGCCACCGCTGGGTGCTGAGCAAAGGCAGCGACGGCATCTACCGCACCGCCCCCGGTCGCACCGGGGCCGAAGGGGTCGAAGCCACGGCTACCACCGATACCGCCCTGGTGCGTTTCCCCGAGGGCACGCAATACGAGTTTGCCAAATACGCCCGACGCGGCAACTGGGGCCTCAAGCGCCAGACCGATCCCCATGGCAACCAGACCCTCATGGCCCGCAGCGGTGGCAGCACCCCCGGCCTGTTGCAAAGCGTGACGGACCCCAACGGACGGGTGTTCCAGATCACCTACAGCGGCAGCCAGATCAGCCGCATCACCGACCCCCTGGGGCGGACCCTGGACTTCGCCTACGACGGCAATGCTCGACTGAGCCAGGTGACCGATCCCACCGGCAACACCACGCGTTATGAATGGGACGCCGCCAACCGCATCGCCGCCAAGACCAACGCCCGGGGCCTGCGCACCAGCTACACCTACGACGGCAACGGTCGGGCACTTACCGAGACCTTCGCCGACGGCAGCGGCTACCGCTTTGACTATCAAGTGACGGGTGGCCGGGTAATGCAAACCACGGTGACCGATCCCCGGAGCAACCGGGAACTCTGGCGCTTCAATGGCCTGGGGGACTGGACCCGCCGCGAAGATCCCCTGGGGCGCATCAGCACCCGCAGCCTGGACGCGAGCCGCAACCTGGTCCTGGCCCAGACCGACCCCCTGGGCCGCACCACCCGCTATACCTACGACGCCAAGGGAAATCGCACCAGCGTCAAGGATCCCCAGGGCAACGTCACCCTCTATGACTACGACCCCTTCTTCAACAAACCCACCCAGATTACCGACCCCCTGGGCAACGTCACCCAACACGCCTACGACGGCCAGGGCAACCTCATCGCCACCACCACCCCAGAAAACGAGACCACCCGGTTCACCTACACCCCCCAGGGCCAGGTGGAAACCGTCACCGACCCCCTGGGCCGCGTCACCCGGCTCAATTACGACCCCCAGGGCAACCTGATCCGGACCACCGACCCCCTGGGTAACACCACCGACCTGGCCTACGACGCCGCCAACCGCCTCGCCCAAATCACTAGCCCCAGCGGCCTCACCGCCCGGCGGGCCTACGACGTGCTGGACCGCCTTACCGAAACCACCGACCCCAGCGGCAACGTCACCCGAATAACCTACGACCCCCAGGACCGGCTCCTCTCCCTGACCGACCCCCTGGGCCACGCCGTCGAGACCAACACCTGGGACGCCCGGGGAAGATTGGCCCAACGCACCGACGCCCAGGGCCAGCGCAGCGCCTGGACCTATGACGGCAACGGCAACCCGCTCACCGCCACCGACCGCCAGGGCCGTATCACCCGCTATGCCCACGACGCCGCCAACCGCCTGACCGAAGTCACCGACCCGGACGGCCGCAGCACCCGCTACGACTACGACCTTGCGGACAACCTGGCCCGACTCTCCGACAACCGTAGCGGCGACCTGCTCTTCAGCTACGACGAGCAGGACCGCCTGACCCGCATCGCCAGCGACCAGGGCACCGTGGAATACCACTACGACGTGCTGGGACGGCGCACCCAGCGCCTCATCAACGGCGGTGACCCCACCGACACCCAATACGACCGGGCCGGGCGCATCACCCAAATCACCTACCGAGGCAAGACTGTCAGTTACCAATACGACCCAGCGGGCCGGCTCATCAAGAAAACCCTGCCCAACGGAATCACCCAGCAATACGCCTGGGACAACGGCGACCGCCTGACCCAGCTCAGGATCGCCAAAGCTGACGGTAGCCCCATCGAAACCCTGGACTACCAGTACGACCCGGACGGTAAGCGCATCCAGAAGAACAGCGGCGCCACCAGCGTTTCTGAGACCCCCATGGCGGCTACCTACGATGCCGCCAACCGCCTCACCCAACTGACAATCAACCCCGGCCCCAATGCCAAGACCTACACCCTGAGCTACGACCCCCAGGGCAATCTCACCCAGAAGCAGAACAGCAACGATCCCCAGGACAGCACCACCTACACCTGGGATGCGCGGGGAAGGCTGACCCAACTGCAAAGCCCCACCCACCAGGCCAGCTTCCAATATGACCCCCTGGGCCGGCGCATCAGCAAGACCGTGAATGGCAGCACCGTGCAGTATCTCTACGACGGCGCCCAAGCCATCGCCGAGATCAGGAACAACGCCGTGGATGCGACCTATCACACCGGCATCGCCCTGGATGAAGTGCTGGCGCGATATGCGGCCAGCGGCAACAAGACCTTGGTCATGGATGCATTAGGCAGCGTCATCGCTCAGACGGACGAGAGCCAGAGCCCCTCCAACTGGTACGCTTACAGCCCCTACGGAGAAACCCAGAGCATCGGCCCGGACAACGGAAACCCCCTGCAATATACGGGGCGGGAGAATGATGGGACGGGGGTGTATTACTATCGGGCGCGGTATTACGATCCTGTGGGGACGCAGTGGCTGAGTGACGATCCGATTGGCCTTGCCGGCGGCCTCAATCAGAGGGCGTATGTCAGTGGGGATCCGATATCGCTCTCCGATGCGCTAGGATTGGATCCAGCTAACGGCCGTGGATTCTCAACCCATTACGGGAACTGGTGTGGAAGGAACTGGAGTGGCGGCAAGTCAGGGCCAATCATTTCCTCGACTCCAGATGGGCCAGTCGATAGCTTGGATGCTTGCTGTATGGCCCACGACTACTGCTTCGCTGAGGTGGAAGACGAATCGTGCCCGCTGTCTAAACGCAAGAAGAAAGAGGCTCTCGAGCAATGTAACGCAACTCTCGCCAGATGTTCGAGAGCGTTATCCAATAACGGACGTGGTTGGCCGTCTCCCCCAAGCAACACAAATGATGCGTACTTCTATAAACAGAAGCTGCAATCAGTCTTCAAATAG